Proteins encoded in a region of the Stieleria neptunia genome:
- a CDS encoding PP2C family protein-serine/threonine phosphatase, producing the protein MLDSEFEFTQSETFGLTDVGKKRTVNQDQFLIAELSKSMLVSASSLAEIDVGRFFGGIQGQVLLVADGMGGHAAGEKASSIVLQHLIGRLLNSVHWFFQSDTGSEEEFINGLRNLLRDAHSRVLAESRENQAATGMGTTLTMAYIHWPAMYVVHAGDSRCYLIRDGVARQITTDHTLARQMVEAGGMKPEDEATSRWSNILWNVVGGHAQRSLLAEVHRVDLCENDSIVLCSDGLYRYVDGDQISSMLGKQPDASVLCKELVDLANDRGGEDNITVVVSHPTPKNRLAANGSVITGDAACKETFPVVENDQDS; encoded by the coding sequence ATGCTCGATTCAGAATTCGAATTCACCCAATCCGAGACATTCGGATTAACCGATGTCGGAAAGAAACGCACCGTCAATCAGGACCAGTTCTTGATCGCAGAGTTGAGCAAATCGATGCTCGTCTCCGCGTCGAGTCTGGCGGAGATCGATGTCGGTCGTTTTTTTGGCGGCATCCAAGGCCAGGTGTTGCTGGTCGCCGACGGGATGGGCGGGCACGCGGCCGGTGAAAAAGCCAGCAGCATCGTGCTGCAGCACTTGATCGGTCGACTGCTCAACAGCGTCCATTGGTTCTTCCAATCCGACACCGGATCGGAAGAAGAGTTTATCAACGGTCTGAGGAATCTGCTGCGCGACGCACACAGTCGCGTCCTGGCGGAATCTCGGGAAAACCAGGCCGCGACCGGGATGGGAACGACGCTGACCATGGCCTACATTCACTGGCCGGCGATGTACGTGGTGCACGCCGGCGACAGCCGCTGTTACCTGATTCGAGACGGTGTCGCTCGGCAAATCACCACCGACCACACGCTGGCGCGACAGATGGTCGAGGCCGGCGGGATGAAGCCCGAAGACGAAGCGACCAGTCGCTGGAGCAACATCCTTTGGAACGTCGTCGGAGGCCACGCCCAACGAAGTCTGTTGGCCGAAGTGCATCGCGTCGATTTATGCGAAAACGATTCTATCGTGCTCTGCAGCGACGGCCTGTATCGCTACGTGGACGGCGATCAAATCTCGTCCATGCTCGGCAAGCAACCCGATGCGTCCGTGCTGTGCAAAGAACTGGTGGACCTTGCCAACGACCGCGGCGGCGAAGATAACATCACCGTGGTGGTTTCCCATCCGACGCCCAAAAATCGATTGGCCGCCAACGGATCGGTGATCACAGGCGACGCCGCCTGCAAAGAGACGTTTCCCGTCGTCGAGAATGACCAGGACAGCTAA
- the priA gene encoding replication restart helicase PriA, with translation MLTGEASHPDIPAGPIPMPSAVPPQRPSDTPRTDTRPAEPDAGENDAAAEVSGSLSAPGFFDACENADDDSPIPDGKPVPDQATQGQLFETDPPPWELTVQEDVAVASVVFRDAPYGPYDYRIPAELRDRLHPGMRVHVPLGRRKRPTVGWCIETKLGNQTGKTLSDVAEVLDDAPLCDRPLVRLVTWMSHYYQSPAGQVFDALIPSSVRASAGTRERTYLSPAPASADESVVDALPAKQQRALRLLIAAGKPMTASQLMVHAECTAGPINALRKKGLLSEDTRREMTTSMPTRWQTSDGEKTETHELTDDQSNALGRITAALDSAAAKTLLLHGVTGSGKTEVYIRAIEHVVKFGRAAIVLVPEISLTPQTRGRFERRFASVAVLHSQMTPAERHFQWQRIRRGEVQVVVGPRSAVFAPLPRLGLIILDEEHDGSFKQDSQPRYHARKVAFARAQSLQIPLLLGSATPSLESWYATQSGHAELISMPSRVGNRPMPDVQLVDLRIKDERSRGGAISRQLHLAVNETLREKGQVILLLNRRGFATTIQCPSCGHVVACPDCEMPLTHHRDGGKAVCHYCDYTIATPPWCPECRFDGIRYGGLGTQKLEVEVKKRFPEARVARMDSDTMRRPGSHQKVLSAFRSGELDLLLGTQMIAKGLDFPNVLLVGVINADAALHFPDFRAGERTFQLVTQVAGRTGRGNRGGRVIVQTFSPEHMAIQAASRHDYLQFAEAEIANRRKFNYPPLGSVARIIIRGAVEDVTEATANSLLQRLESSRERLGAEVRLLGPAPPPIAKLRGKYRFHLLLQSLDPLQLGATIRMATKTFKIPEKDDVQYVIDIDPMDML, from the coding sequence ATGCTGACAGGCGAAGCTTCACATCCCGACATTCCCGCCGGCCCGATTCCCATGCCGTCCGCCGTTCCCCCCCAGCGCCCCAGCGACACGCCCCGGACCGACACACGTCCAGCCGAGCCCGATGCCGGCGAAAACGACGCCGCGGCGGAAGTCTCCGGCAGCCTGTCGGCTCCCGGGTTCTTTGATGCCTGTGAGAACGCGGACGACGACTCACCCATCCCCGACGGCAAACCCGTCCCGGACCAGGCGACACAAGGCCAACTGTTCGAAACCGATCCCCCGCCCTGGGAACTGACCGTCCAGGAAGACGTGGCGGTCGCCAGCGTCGTCTTCCGCGATGCCCCCTACGGCCCCTACGACTACCGGATCCCGGCGGAACTGCGCGATCGCTTGCACCCCGGGATGCGGGTTCACGTGCCGCTGGGCCGACGAAAACGGCCGACGGTCGGTTGGTGTATCGAAACCAAACTCGGCAACCAGACCGGCAAAACACTCAGCGACGTTGCCGAAGTGCTCGACGATGCGCCGCTGTGCGATCGGCCGTTGGTGCGATTGGTGACCTGGATGAGCCACTACTATCAATCCCCGGCCGGGCAGGTGTTTGACGCGTTGATCCCTTCCAGCGTTCGCGCCAGCGCGGGCACGCGCGAGCGGACGTACCTGTCTCCCGCCCCCGCCAGTGCCGACGAATCGGTCGTCGACGCCCTGCCGGCCAAACAGCAGCGGGCGTTGCGATTGTTGATCGCCGCGGGGAAACCGATGACCGCGTCGCAATTGATGGTCCACGCCGAATGCACCGCCGGGCCGATCAACGCCCTTCGCAAGAAAGGGCTGCTCAGCGAAGACACGCGCCGCGAGATGACGACTTCGATGCCGACCCGCTGGCAAACCAGCGACGGAGAAAAAACAGAAACGCATGAACTGACCGACGACCAATCCAACGCGCTCGGGCGGATCACCGCGGCGCTCGATTCGGCCGCCGCCAAAACCCTGTTGTTGCACGGCGTGACCGGCAGCGGAAAAACGGAGGTCTACATCCGCGCGATCGAACACGTCGTCAAATTCGGCCGCGCGGCGATCGTGCTGGTGCCGGAAATCAGCCTGACGCCACAAACGCGGGGACGCTTCGAACGACGTTTCGCTTCGGTCGCCGTGCTGCACAGTCAGATGACGCCGGCCGAACGCCATTTCCAATGGCAACGCATCCGCCGCGGCGAAGTCCAAGTCGTGGTCGGCCCCCGCAGCGCCGTGTTCGCTCCGCTGCCGCGTCTGGGACTGATTATCTTGGACGAAGAACACGACGGATCATTCAAACAGGACAGCCAACCGCGTTACCACGCACGCAAAGTGGCCTTTGCCCGCGCCCAATCCTTGCAAATTCCGCTGCTGCTGGGCAGTGCAACCCCTTCGCTGGAATCGTGGTACGCGACCCAGTCCGGTCACGCCGAACTGATCTCCATGCCCTCCCGCGTGGGCAATCGCCCCATGCCAGACGTCCAACTGGTTGACCTGCGGATCAAGGACGAACGCTCTCGGGGCGGCGCGATCAGCCGACAATTGCACCTGGCCGTCAACGAAACCCTGCGGGAAAAAGGGCAAGTCATCCTGCTGCTCAACCGACGCGGCTTTGCGACCACGATCCAATGCCCGTCGTGTGGACACGTCGTCGCCTGCCCCGATTGTGAAATGCCGCTGACCCATCACCGCGATGGCGGCAAAGCGGTCTGCCATTACTGCGATTACACCATCGCCACACCGCCCTGGTGTCCGGAGTGTCGTTTTGACGGTATCCGATACGGCGGACTGGGCACGCAGAAACTGGAGGTCGAAGTCAAAAAGCGGTTCCCCGAGGCGCGCGTCGCGCGGATGGACAGCGACACGATGCGTCGGCCGGGCAGCCATCAAAAAGTCCTCTCCGCGTTTCGAAGCGGCGAACTGGACCTGTTGCTCGGTACCCAGATGATCGCCAAGGGCTTGGACTTTCCCAACGTCCTGCTGGTCGGCGTGATCAACGCCGACGCCGCGTTGCACTTCCCCGATTTCCGTGCCGGCGAGCGGACCTTTCAATTGGTGACCCAGGTCGCCGGTCGAACCGGACGCGGCAACCGCGGCGGACGGGTGATCGTGCAAACCTTTTCGCCCGAGCACATGGCCATTCAAGCCGCCTCGCGTCACGATTACTTGCAGTTCGCCGAAGCCGAGATCGCCAATCGGCGAAAATTCAATTACCCGCCGCTGGGAAGCGTCGCCCGGATCATCATCCGCGGCGCCGTCGAGGACGTCACCGAAGCGACCGCCAACTCCTTGCTGCAGCGACTGGAGTCGTCGCGCGAGCGGCTCGGCGCAGAAGTCCGTCTGCTCGGACCGGCCCCTCCACCGATCGCCAAACTCCGCGGCAAGTATCGCTTTCACCTGCTGCTGCAATCACTCGACCCGTTGCAACTGGGCGCGACGATTCGGATGGCGACCAAGACCTTCAAGATCCCCGAGAAAGATGACGTGCAATACGTGATCGACATCGACCCGATGGACATGCTGTAG
- a CDS encoding tetratricopeptide repeat protein: MTERTKTFRNRRRNQLHSALAASLVIGSAAATTGCSSSLGPRVASLNPFSSAPATPSGEATGSNWLSGPKNVSTSLASGAKGAASKSRTTVASWFGRGDKTNPDVTEGDATDPTSLTHKAEVTPEVFVANGRLWESTGNYEKAMESYAKALEKRPDDAAALANIARLHFRQENHQKAAEYFGKAIQQNSNDAGLYNDLGLTLSKLGNHSAAAATIEQALRLSPGSSRYANNLASVKFQAGDPSGALEVLVQNNKPAVAHFNMAYLHYKHGQKAESTRHLNQALAYEPQAASDAATKRAVERSRELLAQIGNVPGATPGVSMATAAQPAANAPAANAPANTAVQQAAQGFTPGTDVPGFQNAIRPASTANTNVSFGNASYKTPAPSSGVNQTSASVPAPTAAPTAGDQGSSGKFALPPNFSMPQ; the protein is encoded by the coding sequence GTGACTGAACGAACCAAGACGTTTCGAAATCGACGACGAAATCAACTACACTCCGCGCTCGCGGCTTCACTGGTGATCGGCAGCGCCGCTGCGACAACCGGCTGCTCCAGTTCCCTCGGCCCCCGAGTCGCATCCCTGAACCCGTTTTCAAGTGCTCCGGCCACTCCCAGCGGCGAAGCGACGGGATCGAACTGGTTGAGCGGCCCCAAGAACGTCAGCACCTCGCTTGCCAGCGGTGCCAAAGGCGCCGCCTCGAAATCTCGTACCACCGTCGCAAGTTGGTTCGGACGCGGCGATAAAACGAACCCCGATGTCACCGAAGGCGACGCCACCGACCCGACCAGCCTGACGCACAAAGCCGAAGTGACCCCGGAAGTCTTCGTCGCCAACGGTCGACTGTGGGAATCGACCGGCAACTACGAGAAAGCCATGGAAAGCTATGCCAAGGCGCTCGAAAAACGACCGGACGACGCGGCCGCACTGGCCAACATCGCGCGACTGCATTTCCGCCAAGAAAACCACCAAAAAGCCGCCGAGTACTTCGGCAAGGCGATCCAACAAAACTCCAACGACGCCGGTCTGTACAACGATCTGGGACTGACGCTCAGCAAACTCGGCAACCACAGCGCGGCGGCAGCCACCATCGAACAGGCGCTGCGGCTCTCGCCCGGCTCCTCGCGATACGCCAACAACTTGGCCAGTGTGAAATTCCAAGCCGGTGATCCCTCCGGTGCCCTCGAAGTCCTCGTGCAAAACAATAAGCCCGCCGTGGCACACTTCAACATGGCCTACCTGCATTACAAGCATGGCCAGAAAGCCGAATCGACTCGACACCTCAACCAGGCGCTCGCCTACGAGCCCCAAGCCGCATCCGACGCGGCCACCAAACGCGCCGTCGAACGATCCCGCGAACTGCTGGCCCAGATCGGAAACGTCCCCGGAGCCACCCCCGGAGTCTCGATGGCCACCGCGGCACAACCCGCCGCCAACGCACCGGCCGCCAATGCACCGGCGAACACCGCGGTCCAACAGGCGGCTCAAGGCTTCACGCCGGGAACCGATGTCCCCGGTTTCCAAAACGCCATTCGTCCCGCCTCCACCGCCAACACCAACGTCAGTTTCGGGAACGCGTCGTACAAGACGCCCGCCCCCAGCAGTGGCGTCAATCAGACGTCTGCGTCTGTCCCCGCACCGACTGCTGCACCGACTGCTGGCGACCAAGGTTCCTCCGGCAAGTTCGCGCTGCCGCCAAACTTCTCGATGCCCCAGTAG
- a CDS encoding SDR family oxidoreductase — protein MSIDVRNQTVLITGANRGIGKVILETAIEQGAEKVYAAVRNVDSVAGLVDKHGDKVVPIVIDLQLPQTIADAASVATDVTIVINNAGIARTNDLLSPQAFSDYEAEHKTNVLGLLHLAQAFAPVLKSNGGGALVQLNSVVSIKSFVDFATYSASKAASYSLTQALREKLALQQTSVVSVHPGPIKTEMAEAVGLADVAESPALVAEAIFAALRDDQFHVFPDSMAKQFEAAYAGFAKAFVEAELSEQA, from the coding sequence ATGTCAATCGACGTTCGAAATCAAACCGTCTTGATCACCGGCGCCAATCGCGGCATCGGAAAAGTGATCTTGGAAACCGCGATCGAGCAGGGAGCCGAGAAAGTCTATGCGGCCGTGCGAAACGTCGACTCGGTCGCCGGCCTGGTGGACAAACACGGCGACAAGGTCGTCCCGATCGTCATCGACCTGCAACTGCCGCAAACGATTGCGGACGCCGCAAGTGTTGCGACCGACGTCACCATCGTGATCAACAATGCAGGGATTGCCCGGACCAATGATCTGCTCTCACCTCAAGCCTTCAGCGACTATGAAGCCGAACACAAGACCAACGTGCTCGGATTGCTGCATCTCGCTCAAGCGTTCGCACCGGTGCTGAAATCCAACGGAGGCGGGGCGTTGGTGCAACTCAACTCGGTCGTGTCGATCAAATCTTTCGTCGACTTTGCCACCTATTCCGCCTCCAAAGCGGCCAGTTATTCGCTGACCCAGGCATTGCGTGAAAAGCTGGCCCTGCAGCAGACCTCGGTGGTCAGCGTTCACCCGGGTCCGATCAAGACCGAGATGGCCGAGGCCGTCGGTCTGGCCGACGTCGCCGAATCACCCGCCCTGGTCGCTGAGGCCATTTTTGCGGCACTCCGCGACGACCAGTTCCATGTGTTCCCCGATTCGATGGCGAAACAATTCGAGGCTGCTTACGCTGGGTTTGCGAAAGCATTCGTCGAAGCCGAGCTGAGCGAACAAGCCTGA
- a CDS encoding SET domain-containing protein: protein MELSKKRRKKLQSAVDQDYGYRQYEDRDVYVYDHGGKLGCGVFASRQFFPGELVIEIKGQLIPADEYDGSTYAMHLEDDWYLEPTIPGAFINHSCSPNCDLIQVTDTTNGLIARCNIEPGTEICFDYQWEAQSWIPRCRCGSRDCRGWVVGQDEVKKMKKLAARKKKAK, encoded by the coding sequence ATGGAACTGTCAAAGAAACGACGTAAGAAACTTCAGTCGGCGGTCGATCAGGATTACGGGTATCGTCAATACGAAGACCGAGACGTGTACGTGTATGATCACGGCGGAAAACTGGGGTGTGGTGTGTTTGCATCTCGCCAATTTTTTCCCGGCGAGCTGGTGATCGAAATCAAGGGGCAATTGATCCCCGCGGATGAATACGATGGGTCGACCTACGCCATGCACTTGGAGGACGATTGGTATTTGGAACCGACCATCCCCGGAGCGTTCATCAATCACTCTTGCAGCCCCAACTGTGACCTGATTCAGGTCACCGACACGACCAACGGACTGATCGCTCGATGCAACATCGAGCCGGGCACCGAGATCTGTTTCGATTACCAGTGGGAAGCCCAGTCTTGGATTCCCCGCTGCCGATGTGGTTCGCGGGATTGTCGCGGTTGGGTCGTCGGTCAGGACGAGGTGAAGAAGATGAAGAAGTTGGCCGCGCGGAAGAAGAAGGCCAAGTAG
- the nadD gene encoding nicotinate (nicotinamide) nucleotide adenylyltransferase, which produces MRIGVFGGSFDPVHVGHLWIAESATERLDLDRLLWIPTATQPLKPGGPVATNEQRVEMLRLAIAGRPGHDVDPRELHRAGVSYTVDTIAELEREHVGAEFFLIIGSDSLASMRRWHQPGELLSRVTLAVVQRGGEGAIDFSVLDGLVGEDRIDRFRRCVIEMPLIEISSSEIRDRAAQGTSIRHRVPRSVEAYIEANGVYRG; this is translated from the coding sequence ATGCGAATTGGAGTTTTCGGCGGCTCGTTTGATCCGGTGCACGTGGGCCATTTGTGGATCGCCGAGTCGGCGACGGAACGTTTGGACCTGGATCGGTTGCTGTGGATACCCACGGCGACCCAGCCGTTGAAACCCGGCGGGCCGGTGGCCACCAACGAGCAGCGTGTCGAGATGTTGCGGCTCGCCATCGCGGGGCGTCCGGGTCACGACGTGGACCCGCGGGAACTGCACCGTGCGGGGGTCAGCTACACCGTCGACACGATCGCCGAATTGGAGCGGGAGCATGTCGGTGCCGAATTCTTTTTGATCATCGGCAGCGACTCGCTGGCGTCGATGCGTCGCTGGCATCAGCCGGGGGAGTTGTTGTCGCGTGTGACCTTGGCGGTGGTACAGCGTGGTGGCGAAGGGGCGATCGATTTTTCCGTGTTGGACGGGCTGGTCGGTGAAGACCGGATCGATCGTTTTCGACGCTGCGTGATCGAGATGCCGTTGATCGAAATCTCGAGCAGCGAGATACGCGACCGGGCAGCGCAGGGGACCAGCATTCGTCACCGCGTGCCGCGGTCGGTCGAGGCTTACATCGAGGCCAACGGGGTTTACCGGGGGTAG
- a CDS encoding S1C family serine protease, translating into MSVVIALFLTFPLASRSAGQTVVDFRDAVRTSEPSLMTVIVDSVDAPPDPNAAEDVADAEPPRGRRIEILRPDGQPLNRFRDGQARRLADTRPAPTTSAAFAVGDSIVLAFVGGPVQVGGAVQVGGAVQVGGAVKSVTVQNASGEQAEGTVVALDYVTGLAAIQTDLAPESGLIVSAAETEPGMPVIAAWIADQGLVTDSGMVSTRPVATGSGVGTTATIDFGAGRQMTGAPVLDATGIVVGVLVPSRNGGLVCARSTHVLRLVEAAIAATPHDLKRGLIGIQFEGSGPLVQQVSPGSAAEQAGIEPGDLIQQVDAMAIRDASDVVAAVADARAGQTLQLVVLRGDQTLTLSVTLTEHPDQRIAQNRPDGGMLPSQQAFELRDGQLFPMEIDPNLNPFPPGMRRFNMDELFREFQAPNGPRWRVPGPDDGN; encoded by the coding sequence ATGTCTGTCGTCATTGCTTTGTTCTTGACGTTTCCCCTGGCATCCCGGTCCGCCGGACAAACGGTCGTCGATTTTCGCGACGCCGTCCGCACCAGCGAGCCGTCGTTGATGACCGTGATCGTCGACTCGGTCGACGCCCCCCCCGATCCCAATGCCGCCGAGGACGTGGCCGACGCCGAGCCGCCCAGGGGCCGACGGATTGAGATCCTTCGCCCCGACGGCCAGCCGCTGAATCGGTTCCGCGACGGCCAAGCGAGACGGTTGGCCGACACACGCCCCGCCCCGACCACCAGTGCGGCCTTCGCCGTCGGTGACTCCATCGTTCTGGCTTTCGTCGGCGGCCCAGTGCAAGTCGGCGGCGCAGTGCAAGTCGGCGGCGCAGTGCAAGTCGGCGGCGCAGTGAAATCCGTCACGGTCCAAAACGCAAGCGGCGAGCAAGCCGAGGGCACGGTCGTGGCGCTGGACTATGTCACCGGACTGGCTGCGATCCAAACCGACTTGGCCCCCGAATCCGGATTGATCGTCAGCGCCGCGGAGACCGAACCGGGCATGCCGGTCATCGCCGCTTGGATCGCCGATCAAGGCTTGGTGACCGATTCGGGAATGGTCTCAACACGCCCCGTGGCGACCGGGTCGGGCGTGGGGACGACTGCGACCATTGATTTCGGTGCGGGCCGACAGATGACCGGTGCCCCCGTGCTCGATGCGACCGGCATCGTCGTCGGTGTGCTCGTGCCCAGCCGAAACGGCGGCCTGGTCTGTGCCCGTTCGACACACGTCCTCCGACTGGTTGAAGCGGCAATCGCTGCCACACCACACGATTTGAAACGCGGCCTGATCGGCATCCAATTCGAAGGCAGCGGCCCGCTCGTGCAGCAAGTCAGTCCGGGATCGGCCGCCGAACAAGCCGGTATCGAGCCGGGAGATTTGATCCAACAGGTCGACGCGATGGCAATCCGCGACGCCTCCGATGTCGTCGCCGCAGTCGCCGACGCGCGGGCCGGCCAGACTCTCCAACTCGTCGTCCTTCGCGGCGATCAAACTCTCACGCTGTCCGTCACGCTGACCGAACACCCCGACCAGCGGATCGCCCAAAACAGGCCAGACGGCGGCATGCTCCCGTCGCAACAGGCCTTCGAACTCAGAGACGGACAACTGTTCCCCATGGAAATCGACCCCAACCTCAACCCGTTCCCGCCGGGGATGCGACGATTCAACATGGACGAACTGTTCCGAGAATTCCAAGCGCCCAACGGACCGCGGTGGCGCGTGCCCGGTCCCGATGACGGCAACTGA
- a CDS encoding DMT family transporter, giving the protein MFVLGPLVGWLSIRPTATHPSSADRSRSGFRRLPQFILASFLAQFFGNAGFQKALERIGLAASVPITLGALIVGGAILGAVLLKEPVGRRKVIAMITLIVAVVVLSLPDQPVTEPITANAETNPTGTPTLPGPTLPGPIDLVVGSLWAAVSGLAYAFFGVSMRQTLQTGLPARNLMLISGVTGSVALWGFCFATLGTATITSTSPSQWMLMATAGCLNFSAFVAITTALRLLPVVAVNLINASQVAMAGVAGVILFDEPITTRLAFGIALTFVGLIILARRTRAPIVITD; this is encoded by the coding sequence GTGTTCGTCTTGGGGCCGCTGGTCGGCTGGCTGTCGATTCGCCCGACCGCAACCCATCCGTCGTCGGCCGACCGCTCCCGATCCGGCTTCCGCCGGTTGCCACAATTCATCCTGGCCTCCTTCCTGGCACAGTTTTTTGGCAACGCCGGGTTCCAGAAAGCGCTTGAGCGGATCGGATTGGCCGCCTCGGTCCCGATCACGCTGGGCGCGTTGATCGTCGGCGGGGCGATCCTCGGAGCGGTCTTGTTGAAAGAACCGGTCGGCCGACGCAAAGTGATCGCCATGATCACCTTGATCGTCGCCGTCGTGGTGCTGTCCTTACCCGATCAGCCCGTCACCGAACCGATCACCGCGAACGCGGAAACGAACCCGACGGGGACGCCAACCCTGCCTGGGCCAACCCTGCCTGGGCCGATTGATCTGGTCGTCGGTTCGCTCTGGGCCGCGGTTTCCGGATTGGCCTATGCCTTCTTCGGCGTCTCGATGCGGCAGACGCTCCAAACCGGACTCCCGGCTCGCAATCTGATGCTGATCAGCGGCGTCACCGGCAGCGTGGCGCTGTGGGGGTTCTGTTTTGCTACCCTGGGCACGGCGACGATCACGTCGACCAGCCCGTCGCAATGGATGCTGATGGCCACGGCGGGATGTTTGAACTTCTCGGCCTTTGTCGCCATCACCACGGCACTTCGGTTGCTGCCGGTCGTGGCGGTGAACTTGATCAATGCGTCGCAGGTTGCCATGGCGGGCGTGGCCGGCGTGATCCTGTTCGATGAACCGATCACGACCCGTCTGGCCTTCGGCATCGCCTTGACCTTTGTCGGGCTGATCATCCTGGCCCGCCGCACGCGGGCCCCGATCGTGATCACCGATTAG